The following DNA comes from Bacteroidetes bacterium SB0662_bin_6.
CCCAGTTCCGGGCACCACCAGACGGGCACCTCGCTCTGGAACGCCAGCCCCTTTTCGTACAGCTTGAGAAATATCCACTGGGTCCACCGGAAGTAATCCGGAGAGGTCGTATCAACCTCGCGCCCCCAGTCGTACGAAAAGCCGAGCATCTTGAGTTGCTCGCGGAAACGCACGATGTTCGCTTCCGTGGTGATGCGCGGGTGGGTGTTCGTCTTCACCGCGTACTGCTCGGCGGGCAGGCCGAAGGCGTCCCAGCCGATCGGATGCAGCACATTGAACCCCTTCATGCGCTTGTAGCGCGCAAGGATGTCGGTTGCCGTATACCCCTCGGGGTGCCCTACGTGCAGACCCGTTCCGCTCGGATACGGAAACATGTCCAGGATGTAGAACTTCTCCTTATCCGGATCCGGCTCGTCGGGAGTCCGAAAGGTCTGTTCTTCGTCCCAGTACTGCCGCCATTTCCGTTCTATTTCGGCGAAGGGATATCCGGCCATGCCTGCCCTCGGTGAAGAAAATATCGGTCAAAGCGGGTAGATACTCTCTGAGGGGTGAAAGGGTTCGGAAGGGGTGGTTTGGGGGAGAAGGGAGTGTGCGGGAGTTGCGCCGGCGTGGTGGGGGCACGGCGGAGGCGTAGCGTGGATGTCGCGGGCGACACAGCGTGTAAAGTAAAGCGCAGGCAAATTGTAACAATGTTGCAACGATCCGGATCGGGCCTTGCGGAGCAGGAAAGGGATGTATACCTTGCAAGCGTTCCCTAATCGTATCGAGCATGGATTTCGACCTCGTTCTCATATCGTCCGTGGCCGTAGCGCTCGCCGGCCTGATCGCCTGGATGATCAAGTCGCTTGCCGAGCTGCACAGGCAGATCGCCGAGCTCCAGGGACAAATCGGTGATCTTCGGGGAGAAATCGGCGATCTTCGGGGAGAGGTCCGGGGAGAAATCGCCAGTGTCAGAGTAGAAATCAGCGATCTCCGGGCAGAAGTCCGGGAAGAAATCGCCAGTATCAGGGTGGAAATCAGCGACCTCCGGGCGGAGGTCTACAAGGAACTGAGCGAGATCAACGCCCGTCTCGGGCGGATCGAGGGGCATCTTTTCGGCGCAGACTTCCCGGCTGTTGCGACATAGATGATCGCTTCTTTTGTCGGCTTCCTGCTTTTTTTCACCCTCATCGGGGTGTCTTCCGCGTGGCTCAGCCGCGGCACCCGGCATGACTACTACCTGGCTGGCAGCAGCGTAAAGCCATGGCTGGTGGGGCTCTCCGCCGTGGCGACCAACAACAGTGGCTTCATGTTCATCGGTGTCATCGGCTACACCTATGCCACTGGCTTCCCCGCATTCTGGTTGATGTTCGGTTGGATCGCGGGAGACTTCCTGAGCTCTCTCTTTGTCCACAGCAGGCTGCGGGCGGCCACGTCACGCACCGGCGAGGTAAGTTATGCCGGTGTATTGGCCAACTGGTATGGGGCGCCGCACGACTGGCTGCAACGTGTCATCGGCGCGGTATCGCTGCTGTTCATGCTGGCTTACGCCAGCGCACAACTGGTCGCAGGCTCCAAGGCGCTGCATGTGTTCTTTGGTTGGCCACAGTCCACCGGCGCCATATTGGGGGCCGTGCTGATCACCGTTTACTGCTTTGCCGGTGGTATTCGCGCATCCATCTGGACAGACGCGGCTCAATCCACCGTCATGATCGTCGCCATGGGCGTACTGTTTTTCGTGGCGACCGAATCTTTAGGAGGTTTCAATGCAGCGCTCTCCGCCATGGGCGGTATTCCGGGTTACACCGACTGGTTTCCCGGCAACCTGCTGTTACCCGGGGCGGCGGGTACGGTGCTATTCATCCTGGGTTGGATGTTCGCCGGTCTGTCGGTGATCGGCCAGCCTCATGTGATGATCCGTTTTATGACCCTGGACAGTTCCGAACACATGCACCGAGCGAGAACCTGGTACTACCTGTGGTTCACCGTCTTCCACTTTCTGGCCACCTCCGTGGGGCTCCTCTCACGTATTTACCTGAGTGACGTCCCTGCTTTCGATGCTGAATTGGCGCTGCCGACCATGGCCGTGGATATGCTAAACCCGGCTCTGGTGGGACTGATTCTGGCCGGTATCTTTGCCGCCGCCATGTCCACGGCGGATTCACTGATACTGAGTTGTTCGGCCGCGATAACGCACGACCTGCTGCCCCGTCGGATAGAGCGTACGCTGCTCATCAAGGGAACGACTATCGCCATCACGGCGGCGGCGCTGGGCCTCGCAATGATCAACAGCCAGAGTGTGTTCAGTTTGGTCATCATGGCCTGGTCGGCCCTGGCAAGCGCGTTTGCTCCGCTGCTGATCGCTCTCTGCCTGGACTGGAAGCCTTCATTGCGCTTGAGTCTGTCAGCTATTGTGATTGGGCTTTCCGTAGCACTGTTGTGGCGATGGCTGGGTTGGGAGCAACACATTTATGAAGGCCTGTCCGGCGTTATCTCAGGCCTGGTGGTACTTCGCCTTGGGACCTATAGACATTCAGGCAATTCCGGAACGGCGATAGCTCGCAAGGGAGAATGAGACGATGCAACCGGGCAACACCCGACCCATCTATCTATCCTGTAATCACTCCACCTCACACCCCTCTCTCCGCCTCGTATCGGTGATCTGCGTAATCTTCCAGGCGGAGCCGTCGTGGAAAAAATGAAAGGCGTTGACGCCGCAGTGGCTGAACGTCTCCCCGA
Coding sequences within:
- a CDS encoding sodium/proline symporter, with product MIASFVGFLLFFTLIGVSSAWLSRGTRHDYYLAGSSVKPWLVGLSAVATNNSGFMFIGVIGYTYATGFPAFWLMFGWIAGDFLSSLFVHSRLRAATSRTGEVSYAGVLANWYGAPHDWLQRVIGAVSLLFMLAYASAQLVAGSKALHVFFGWPQSTGAILGAVLITVYCFAGGIRASIWTDAAQSTVMIVAMGVLFFVATESLGGFNAALSAMGGIPGYTDWFPGNLLLPGAAGTVLFILGWMFAGLSVIGQPHVMIRFMTLDSSEHMHRARTWYYLWFTVFHFLATSVGLLSRIYLSDVPAFDAELALPTMAVDMLNPALVGLILAGIFAAAMSTADSLILSCSAAITHDLLPRRIERTLLIKGTTIAITAAALGLAMINSQSVFSLVIMAWSALASAFAPLLIALCLDWKPSLRLSLSAIVIGLSVALLWRWLGWEQHIYEGLSGVISGLVVLRLGTYRHSGNSGTAIARKGE